GAGGACTACCTGCAACAGAGCGGGCTGACCTACACCATTGTGCGCCCTGGGGGGCTACGCAACCAAGACGCGCCGGATGCGATCGTCATGTCGCCCGCTGATACGCTCACCGACGGCAGCATTCCGCGCGCGAAAGTGGCCCAAACCTGCGTCGAGGCTCCCTTCCAGCCTGCGGCGGCCAACACCATTGTTGAAATCGTCGCCCGCCAGGATGCACCCGCCCAACAGTGGCCCCAGCTGTTCGCGCAGGCGACTGGCTCAGCCTAAGGCTGAATTGCCATGGCCATCACGGGCACGTTCCTGGACGAAATCACCCACGATATCCCTTCCCAGAACTGGGGACCGCGGGAATGGGCGCGCGATTTCGATGCCATGCGCGCCATCGGCATCGACACTGTCATCCTGATCCGCGTGGGCTACCGGCAGCAGGCCACCTTCGACTCGCGCGTCCTCAACGACAAGATCGGGATGCTGCCGGCCTACACCGATCTGGTGGATCTGTTCCTGCACGAGGCCGAGCGCTGCGGCATGCAGCTGTTCGTGGGCACCTACGACTCCGGTACCTACTGGCACCAAGGGCAGTACCAACAGGAGGCGGACCTCAATAAAGCCGTTTGCGAGGAGCTGGTGGCGCGCTACGGCGATCGCGCTGCGTTTGCCGGCTGGTACGTCAGCCACGAGATCGATGCCTACGATGACGGCATGCTGGGGGTCTATCAGGACCTGGCCCAGCACCTGCGCCGCCTCAAGGATGTCCCCATCCTGATCTCGCCCTACATCCGCGGCTGCAAGCAGTTTGGGGAAGCGGCGCTCTCGCTAGCGCAGCACTGGCAGGAGTGGGATGCCGCGCTCGCCCGCCTGGCCGGCCATGTGGACATCGTGGCCTTCCAGGATGGCAACGTTGCGCTAAGCGAGCTGCCGCACTACCTCCACACCCACCAGCAGCTGGCAGCGCGCTACGGCATGCAAAGCTGGAGCAATGTGGAATCGTTTGATCGCGACATGCCCTTTAAGTTCCCGCCCATCGACTTTCGCAAGCTGCGCTACAAGATCGAGCGCGCGCGCGAGGCGGGGGTGAGCAAGCTCGTCACCTTCGAGTTTTCTCACTTTATGAGCCCCCACGCCAGCTACCCGGCGGCCCGCCACCTGTACGATCGCTACCGCGAGTGGTTGCAGCTGTAGGTCCCGTGCCCGCAACGGCCATTACCCAATACCGCCAAACTTACGAACGGGAGCTGCTGGAGCGCGTCCTTCCCTTTTGGACCCGCCACTCCCCCGATCCCCGCCACGGGGGCTATTTCAACTGCCTGGATCGCGACGGCACGGTCTACGACACCACCAAGCACGTTTGGTTGCAAGGGCGGCAGGCGTGGCTGCTGAGCGCCCTCTACTGCGATTGGGAGCAGCGCCCCGAGTGGCTGGATCTGGCCCGCTCGGGGGTGGCATTCCTGCGCCAGCACGCCATCCGTCCGGATGGGCGAGTTTTTTTCTCGCTGGCGGCGGACGGCCAGCCCTGCTACCTGCAGCGCAAGATCTTCTCCGAGTGCTTTTACGTCATGGCCCTGGCCGCCTTTGCCCGAGCCGCCGAGCGCCCGGCGCTGTGGCGCGAGGCCTGGGCCGAGTTCGAGCGCGTCTGGCACTGGGCCGACGATTGGACGCAGCTGGGCCGCCCGGCCTACCCCGGCCAAGCGGCCGCCCAAACCCTGGCAGTGCCCCTCATCCTGCTCAACGTGCTGGAGGTCCTGGCCGGGGACGACCCGGCCGCCTATGCGGCCGAGGCTGAGGCCTGCATCCGCCGCCTGCAGCGCCACGTTGGCCCACAGCAGTCCTGCCCGCTGGAGACCGTCGCCCCCGATGGCAGCCGCCTGCCCGGGGCCGAGGGCCGGCTCATCAACCCCGGCCACGCCATTGAAGCCGGCCTGTTCCTGCAGCGCTGGGCGCAGCGCCTAGCGCGCCCCGAGCTCTCCCAGCAGGCGCTAGCAATCGTGCGCGACGCATTCCAGACCGGCTGGGATAGCGAGTGCGGTGGCCTCTACTACTTTTGGGATGCCCAGGGCTACTCGCCCACGCCGCTGGAGTGGTTCATGAAACTGTGGTGGCCTCACTGCGAAGCGCTCCACGCGCACCTACTGAACTACACCATCACGGGCGAGTCAGCCGATTGGGCCGCCTTCGAGCGGGTCCACGCCTATGCCTTCGAGCGCTTTCGCGATCCCGCCTGCGGCGAGTGGTTTGGCTATCTGGACCGCCAGGGCAATGTCACCCACCGCTTCAAGGGAGGGCCGTTTAAAGGCTGCTTTCACCTGCCCCGCGCCCTATGGCACTGCTGGTGCCTACTGCGGCAGCTGGAGTCCTAGCGGCCTACAGCCG
Above is a genomic segment from Cyanobacteria bacterium QS_8_64_29 containing:
- a CDS encoding DUF4434 domain-containing protein: MAITGTFLDEITHDIPSQNWGPREWARDFDAMRAIGIDTVILIRVGYRQQATFDSRVLNDKIGMLPAYTDLVDLFLHEAERCGMQLFVGTYDSGTYWHQGQYQQEADLNKAVCEELVARYGDRAAFAGWYVSHEIDAYDDGMLGVYQDLAQHLRRLKDVPILISPYIRGCKQFGEAALSLAQHWQEWDAALARLAGHVDIVAFQDGNVALSELPHYLHTHQQLAARYGMQSWSNVESFDRDMPFKFPPIDFRKLRYKIERAREAGVSKLVTFEFSHFMSPHASYPAARHLYDRYREWLQL
- a CDS encoding N-acylglucosamine 2-epimerase; translation: MPATAITQYRQTYERELLERVLPFWTRHSPDPRHGGYFNCLDRDGTVYDTTKHVWLQGRQAWLLSALYCDWEQRPEWLDLARSGVAFLRQHAIRPDGRVFFSLAADGQPCYLQRKIFSECFYVMALAAFARAAERPALWREAWAEFERVWHWADDWTQLGRPAYPGQAAAQTLAVPLILLNVLEVLAGDDPAAYAAEAEACIRRLQRHVGPQQSCPLETVAPDGSRLPGAEGRLINPGHAIEAGLFLQRWAQRLARPELSQQALAIVRDAFQTGWDSECGGLYYFWDAQGYSPTPLEWFMKLWWPHCEALHAHLLNYTITGESADWAAFERVHAYAFERFRDPACGEWFGYLDRQGNVTHRFKGGPFKGCFHLPRALWHCWCLLRQLES